The nucleotide sequence TTACACCTAGATGCTACACTGGATGCTGTGCTAGTCAGTCATGCCGTGACCACTTTATGGGCCAGTGTAGGACGGCCAAGGCCAGACCCAGATGTCCTGCAGGGATCTTTGAAGCGGCTGCTGACAGATGTCCTGTCACGGCCCTTGACTCTGGGCCTAGGACTTAGGGCCTTGGAGATAGATGTTAGGAGGATTGGGGGAAGCACAGTGCATGTGGTTGGTGCTTCCCATGTGGAGACATTTCTTACTCGCCCTGGGGACTATGATGAACTTGGCCACATGTTTCCTGGGCACCTTGGACTCCGTGTGGTCATGGTGGGTGTAGATGTGGCTAATGGCTTTTCACAGAGCACCTCAACTTCACCCCTGGAACCTGGCACAATTCAGCTTAGTGCCCACAAGAGCCTCTATCATGACTTCTGGGAGGAGCAAGTAGAGACTGGGCAGACAGACCATCCAGATTTGGTGGCAGCATTCCATCCAGGTAAGACTCATCGGTTCAGGGGAATAGAGGGTGGCTTCCCTGAGAATTTTCCATCCTGAATCTTGTATCTTCTGTCTTTGGAATCCCATTCGTTTGGTCTCATTAAACACAATATGAtgacagcttttcttttttttttttttttttttgagacggagtctggctctgtcacccaggctggagtgcagtggcgcgatctcggctcactgcaagctccgcctcccgggtttacgccattctcctgcctcagcctcccgagtagctgggactacaggcgcccgccacctcgcccggctagtttttttttggtatttttttagtagagacggggtttcaccgtgttagccaggatggtctcgatctcctgacctcgtgatccgcccgtctcggcctcccaaagtgctaggattacaggcttgagccaccgcgcccggccgacaactTTTCTTGATGATTTGCAATATGTACTACACTTGGGTTCAGAATTTTTCATCGAAGAACTTGGAGtggacgatgatgatgatgatgataatgatgataatgattggGGATAAGCAAGGTGAGGAGTGGGGTGCTCACAGTCAAATATCTTGCTCTTAGGGTCTGCTTTAGTCTTTCCCTattcccattttcatttttgttccaCAGGTTTCCATTCCTCCCCAGACTTGATGGAGGCTTGGCTGCCCACCCTGCTGCTACTTCGTGACTATAAGATTCCTACATTGATTACTGTTTACAGGTTTTAACCTCTTCCTATTTGTGATACTTCCCTGACTTTACATCTCTCTTTATATAGATGAGCTCATTTTGCCCCCTCTTGCTCATCTACCTTCTGGTGAGGATGTTCTTTTCCACATATGACTTTTTCATCCCCTTGGAACAGTCCTTTGCTAGTTAATTGAGTATCTAATGAGACATTTGGGAGGGAAGGATAGCCCTTGCCTAGTCCAGCGTTAGGCAATTTGGGGGATTGGTGATTACAGAAATGTCAGGCTCTTGGgcaattttttctttatctctgtcACAATcagtaatttttcttctctcttctacaGTCATCAGGAGTTGGTAtcctctttgcagattctggtgGAACTGGATACACACATCACTGCCTATGGGGCTAATCCTTTCATGTCCCTCAAACCTGAACAGGTCTATTCCAACCCCAACAAGCAGCCAGTATACTGCAGTGCATATTATATCATGTTTCTTGGAAGCTCCTGTCAGCTGGATAATAGTCAATTAGAAGAGAAAGTGGATGGTGGGATTTAAATAGATCATGACTGgacatctggaaaatggggaggTTGTGATGAAATTACCCTGCTAATGCCAAATTCTTGCAAACTTTGAAAAACACTATATTCTAAACCTCATTCACTGTTTGGGTAAAAATTCTAAGCTGAATGAGAGTTTTTGTATAACGtaattagtttctttctttttttgagatggagtcttgctctgttgcctaggctagagtgcagtggcgcgatctcggcttactgcagcctccacctcctgggttcaagcggttctcctgcctcagcctccctagtagctgggattacaggtgcgcaccaccacacctggctaatttttgtattttcagtacagacagagtttcg is from Macaca fascicularis isolate 582-1 chromosome 9, T2T-MFA8v1.1 and encodes:
- the MSS51 gene encoding putative protein MSS51 homolog, mitochondrial isoform X1, which translates into the protein MAPRSRRRRHRKPPSSVAPIIMTPTTIVTPMPLTPSKPGPSIDTLGFFSLDDNVPGLSQLILQKLNMKSYEEYKLVVDGGTPVSGFGFRCPQEMFQRMEDTFRFCAHCRVLPSGLSDSKVLRHCKRCRNVYYCGPECQRSDWPAHRRVCQELRLVAVDRLMEWLLVTGDFVLPSGPWPWPPEAVQDWDSWFSMKGLHLDATLDAVLVSHAVTTLWASVGRPRPDPDVLQGSLKRLLTDVLSRPLTLGLGLRALEIDVRRIGGSTVHVVGASHVETFLTRPGDYDELGHMFPGHLGLRVVMVGVDVANGFSQSTSTSPLEPGTIQLSAHKSLYHDFWEEQVETGQTDHPDLVAAFHPGFHSSPDLMEAWLPTLLLLRDYKIPTLITVYSHQELVSSLQILVELDTHITAYGANPFMSLKPEQVYSNPNKQPVYCSAYYIMFLGSSCQLDNSQLEEKVDGGI
- the MSS51 gene encoding putative protein MSS51 homolog, mitochondrial isoform X2, with the protein product MAPRSRRRRHRKPPSSVAPIIMTPTTIVTPMPLTPSKPGPSIDTLGFFSLDDNVPGLSQLILQKLNMKSYEEYKLVVDGGTPVSGFGFRCPQEMFQRMEDTFRFCAHCRVLPSGLSDSKVLRHCKRCRNVYYCGPECQRSDWPAHRRVCQELRLVAVDRLMEWLLVTGDFVLPSGPWPWPPEAVQDWDSWFSMKGLHLDATLDAVLVSHAVTTLWASVGRPRPDPDVLQGSLKRLLTDVLSRPLTLGLGLRALEIDVRRIGGSTVHVVGASHVETFLTRPGDYDELGHMFPGHLGLRVVMVGVDVANGFSQSTSTSPLEPGTIQLSAHKSLYHDFWEEQVETGQTDHPDLVAAFHPGFHSSPDLMEAWLPTLLLLRDYKIPTLITVYSHQELVSSLQILVELDTHITAYGANPFMSLKPEQEVYLLTGTRWH